Proteins encoded within one genomic window of Haladaptatus sp. QDMS2:
- a CDS encoding DMT family transporter codes for MESDRLGVGLIFVSAVGFGTLGIFGKLGANAGLSNATMLVFRFVIATAVAWAYLLTTGSLRPLRGRNLLVGLGLGALGYATMSGLYFLGLEFMSAGLVAIILYTYPAFVVLLSVAFLDERVTWKTILALGLALGGVALITGANPANADPVGVGILLFAALVYASYITVSRATLADVESSTLTAHVMPAAGVSLAVLGTMQGTLSVPSGVTEWSIIVGLGLVATALPIFTFFAGLSRIQASRASIVSTVEPVFTVALGALLLDEVVTLTTVVGGAIVLSGVILLQRG; via the coding sequence ATGGAATCCGACCGTCTCGGCGTGGGGCTGATTTTCGTCTCAGCCGTCGGATTCGGCACGCTCGGCATCTTCGGGAAACTCGGAGCGAACGCCGGCCTCTCGAACGCGACGATGCTCGTCTTTCGGTTCGTCATCGCCACCGCCGTCGCGTGGGCGTATCTGCTCACCACTGGGTCGCTGCGCCCGCTTCGTGGCCGAAACTTGCTCGTCGGCCTCGGCCTCGGCGCGCTCGGCTACGCCACGATGAGCGGCCTCTACTTCCTCGGGCTCGAGTTCATGTCCGCGGGCCTCGTCGCCATCATCCTCTACACCTACCCCGCGTTCGTCGTGCTCCTGTCGGTGGCCTTCCTCGACGAGCGCGTAACGTGGAAAACCATCCTCGCCCTCGGGTTGGCCCTCGGCGGCGTCGCGCTCATCACGGGAGCGAACCCGGCCAACGCCGACCCAGTTGGAGTGGGGATTCTCCTGTTCGCCGCGCTCGTCTACGCCTCCTACATCACCGTGAGTCGGGCGACGCTCGCGGACGTCGAGTCCTCGACACTGACCGCCCACGTCATGCCTGCTGCCGGGGTGAGCCTCGCCGTCCTCGGCACGATGCAGGGCACGCTCTCGGTGCCGTCGGGGGTAACAGAATGGAGCATCATCGTCGGCCTCGGCCTCGTCGCTACGGCGCTCCCCATCTTCACCTTCTTCGCCGGTCTCTCGCGGATTCAGGCCAGTCGGGCGAGCATCGTGAGCACCGTCGAACCCGTCTTCACCGTCGCGCTCGGCGCGCTCCTCCTCGACGAAGTGGTCACGCTCACGACCGTCGTCGGCGGGGCGATCGTTCTCTCGGGCGTCATCCTGCTCCAGCGCGGGTGA
- a CDS encoding DICT sensory domain-containing protein gives MSLVEIIAGVEAHEKLLTVFNPQADQSLVPQLRDALKDRNVRVELETTKDGAPYDFAVLSRDGEFETAFPLSTLEAITNPTPGDDDLGWNDEAYRPILQHLDETMFTSRSIKEMVQASREIEDRAWRLGRGRLHAGFQYLSTLSGELHVYEKLGTKDIEVHAYATPDTDVPDHEGFILHLERASEIEKTWFVIFDGAGNDIDKCALLAEERAPREFYGFWTYDPKTVDWILDYLDETYGIVELS, from the coding sequence ATGTCGCTCGTAGAAATCATCGCGGGAGTGGAAGCACACGAGAAACTGCTGACGGTGTTCAACCCACAGGCAGACCAGTCGCTCGTTCCGCAGCTCCGCGACGCGCTCAAAGACAGAAACGTTCGGGTCGAACTGGAGACCACGAAAGACGGCGCACCGTACGATTTCGCCGTGTTGAGTCGTGACGGCGAGTTCGAGACAGCGTTTCCGCTCTCGACGCTGGAGGCCATCACGAACCCTACCCCCGGCGACGACGACCTGGGGTGGAACGACGAGGCCTACCGGCCCATCCTCCAGCACTTAGACGAGACGATGTTTACGTCTCGGAGCATCAAAGAGATGGTCCAGGCTTCTCGTGAAATCGAAGATAGGGCCTGGCGTCTCGGGCGGGGGAGACTCCACGCGGGATTCCAGTACCTCTCTACGCTCAGCGGTGAACTTCACGTGTACGAGAAATTGGGCACGAAGGACATCGAGGTCCACGCGTACGCGACTCCCGACACGGACGTGCCCGACCACGAAGGGTTCATCCTTCACCTCGAACGGGCTTCGGAAATCGAAAAGACGTGGTTCGTCATCTTTGACGGAGCGGGCAACGACATCGACAAGTGTGCGCTGCTCGCGGAGGAACGCGCTCCCCGCGAGTTCTACGGGTTCTGGACCTACGACCCGAAAACGGTCGACTGGATACTCGACTACCTCGACGAAACCTACGGCATCGTGGAACTATCATAG
- a CDS encoding DMT family transporter gives MAALAVAIVAVSTSAILVRWSDAPSLIKAFYRVLFTILLLAPVAVTRYRADLRAISGRDLGFASLSGIALALHFATWFESLNWTSVAASVTLVQSQPLFVALGAFFLLSERVTRRTVAGITVALTGMAVMSLGDFLTGGAVTGANPLLGNALAVVGAITAAAYVLAGRSLRQRISLIPYVTVVYVVCAVVLLVLSLAEGEPLTGYPTEEWLLFLGMAIGPGIFGHTVINWALAHVESSVVSVSLLGEPVGSTLLALVLLAEVPTPLTIAGGAVVLAGIYVTTTARNTE, from the coding sequence ATGGCCGCGCTCGCCGTCGCCATCGTCGCGGTGAGCACGAGCGCCATTCTCGTCCGCTGGAGCGACGCGCCGAGTCTCATCAAAGCGTTCTACCGGGTGCTGTTTACGATCCTCCTGCTCGCACCCGTGGCGGTTACGCGCTACCGGGCAGACCTTCGGGCCATCTCGGGGCGTGACCTCGGTTTCGCCTCGCTCTCGGGTATCGCCCTCGCGCTCCACTTCGCGACGTGGTTCGAGAGCCTGAACTGGACGAGCGTCGCCGCCTCCGTCACGCTCGTTCAGTCACAGCCTCTGTTCGTCGCGCTCGGCGCGTTCTTCCTGCTCTCAGAGCGCGTCACCCGCAGAACCGTCGCGGGCATCACCGTTGCCCTCACCGGAATGGCCGTCATGTCGCTCGGCGACTTCCTCACCGGGGGCGCGGTAACGGGAGCGAATCCACTGCTCGGAAACGCCCTCGCCGTCGTCGGAGCCATCACCGCCGCGGCCTACGTCCTCGCCGGGCGGTCGCTTCGCCAGCGCATCTCGCTCATCCCCTACGTCACCGTCGTCTACGTCGTCTGTGCGGTGGTCCTCCTCGTGCTCTCGCTCGCGGAGGGCGAACCGCTCACCGGGTACCCTACAGAGGAGTGGCTGCTGTTTCTCGGGATGGCTATCGGTCCCGGCATCTTCGGTCACACGGTCATCAACTGGGCGCTCGCGCACGTCGAATCGAGCGTCGTGAGCGTCTCGCTACTCGGCGAACCCGTGGGCAGCACGCTACTCGCGCTCGTGCTGCTCGCGGAAGTTCCGACGCCGCTCACCATCGCTGGCGGGGCTGTCGTCCTCGCCGGCATCTACGTCACGACGACAGCGCGGAACACCGAATGA
- a CDS encoding thiamine pyrophosphate-dependent enzyme: MSAFSAIGEEREIDSNEFTPGIEPQATWCPGCGDFGVLKALKQAMPDVGRTPDEVLMVTGIGCSGKLSSYFESYGFHTLHGRSLPIARAAKLANPGLEVIAAGGDGDGYGIGGNHFMHTARENHDMTYIVFNNEIFGLTKGQTSPTSPKGHKSKTQPSGSAKDPVRPLSLALASGASYIARTAAVNPNQAKEIIKEAIEHDGFAHIDFLTQCPTWNKDARQYVPYVDIQDSDDYDFDTHDRREAADMMFEAENALHEGQVLTGRFYVDDERPSYQQEKQATGEMPEEPLAERYFDEDYQWERVADSLLDRHK, translated from the coding sequence ATGAGTGCATTCAGCGCAATCGGTGAAGAGCGCGAGATAGACAGCAACGAGTTCACGCCCGGCATCGAACCACAGGCGACCTGGTGTCCAGGGTGCGGTGACTTCGGTGTCCTCAAGGCACTGAAACAGGCCATGCCCGACGTCGGGCGCACCCCAGATGAGGTGCTGATGGTTACTGGTATCGGCTGTTCCGGGAAGCTCTCCTCGTACTTCGAGAGCTACGGGTTCCACACCCTCCACGGCCGCAGTCTGCCCATCGCCCGCGCGGCGAAACTCGCGAACCCCGGCCTCGAAGTCATCGCCGCCGGCGGTGACGGTGACGGCTACGGGATTGGTGGCAACCACTTCATGCACACCGCCCGCGAGAACCACGACATGACCTACATCGTGTTCAACAACGAGATTTTCGGCCTCACGAAGGGCCAGACCTCGCCGACGAGCCCGAAGGGTCACAAGTCGAAGACCCAGCCATCCGGCAGCGCGAAGGACCCCGTCCGTCCACTGTCGCTGGCACTCGCCTCCGGTGCGTCCTACATCGCTCGCACCGCCGCGGTCAACCCGAACCAGGCGAAGGAAATCATCAAGGAAGCCATCGAGCACGACGGCTTCGCCCACATCGACTTCCTGACCCAGTGTCCGACGTGGAACAAGGACGCCCGGCAGTACGTCCCGTACGTGGACATCCAGGACTCTGACGACTACGACTTCGACACCCACGACCGCCGCGAAGCCGCGGACATGATGTTCGAAGCCGAGAACGCCCTCCACGAGGGCCAGGTCCTCACCGGTCGCTTCTACGTCGACGACGAGCGCCCATCCTACCAGCAAGAAAAGCAGGCCACCGGCGAGATGCCGGAGGAACCGCTCGCAGAGCGCTACTTCGACGAAGACTACCAGTGGGAGCGCGTCGCCGACTCGCTGCTCGACCGCCACAAGTAA
- a CDS encoding NAD(P)/FAD-dependent oxidoreductase — MTDVAIVGGGPAGLSAALFTAKNGLDTIVFDTDKTSLHYAHLFNYLGIKSIDGDEFLRIGREQVSKQGADRRDEKVTAVEQTDDGFQVTTGDGEYDARYVVLATGQSRDVAKDLDCDMNDDKTVAVDADNETSVENVYAAGWAARKDKIQAAISVGGGAAAALDILSKEQGKPFHDFDTPEDAE, encoded by the coding sequence ATGACAGACGTAGCAATCGTCGGCGGTGGCCCGGCCGGACTGAGCGCCGCGCTGTTCACGGCGAAAAACGGTCTCGACACCATCGTTTTCGACACGGACAAGACCTCCCTGCACTACGCCCACCTGTTCAACTACCTCGGCATCAAGAGCATCGACGGCGACGAGTTCCTGCGCATCGGCCGCGAGCAAGTCTCGAAACAGGGCGCAGACCGCCGCGACGAGAAAGTGACCGCCGTCGAGCAAACGGACGACGGTTTTCAGGTCACGACCGGGGACGGAGAGTACGACGCGAGATACGTCGTCCTCGCGACGGGGCAGTCCCGCGACGTGGCGAAGGACCTCGACTGTGACATGAACGACGACAAAACCGTGGCCGTCGATGCGGACAACGAAACCTCCGTCGAGAACGTCTACGCCGCCGGATGGGCCGCCCGCAAGGACAAGATTCAGGCCGCGATTTCCGTCGGCGGTGGGGCGGCCGCCGCACTCGACATCCTCTCGAAAGAGCAGGGCAAACCGTTCCACGATTTCGACACGCCCGAGGACGCTGAATAG
- a CDS encoding 2-oxoacid:acceptor oxidoreductase subunit alpha, translated as MTKDLVWRIAGGSGDGIDSTSQNFAKALMRAGLHVFTHRHYPSRIRGGHTYVEVRASADPVNSRGNGYNFLLALGDSFARNPKENAIYGNEEIKPLTENLNELNEGGIIVYDEGLVDISEVPNFEERVEENNWHVYPMDLRSLAREHGREVMRNTAGVGVTAALLDIELEYIEDLMRSAMRGDVLEANLAILQEAYDIVSEEEFTHDLRVPTGDHDEDQLLISASACIAYAALDEGCRFISGYPMTPWTEVFTIMSQNLPKFGGISEQVEDEIAAAALAIGASHAGVKAMSGSSGGGFALMGEPLGLAEMTETPVVLIEAMRAGPSTGMPTKPEQSDLESILYSSQGDSNRIVFAPGNAAEAYDQTRQAFRIAYDYQIPSIIVIDQKISGEMVNVDESFFDREPNPSLGTVLSEEEIAEAAHHESGKFKRFLHDTENGVSPRTIPGQKGGRFLAAGNEHSEEGHISEDPVNRIKQMARRAQKLEAIRDDLDSQDGSHQTTFGPEDAEYGIITWGSQQGAVMDAVSELNDAGHSVKGLGVSDLMPFPKKDLAAFLESVDKAIVVEMNATGQFRGLARKELGLYGEKMSSLLRFDGNPFIPRNIVEAFEETIVEGKDDVSNEHTKFLPEAGVTQ; from the coding sequence ATGACTAAGGACCTTGTCTGGCGAATCGCTGGAGGTTCGGGTGACGGGATCGACTCGACCAGCCAGAACTTCGCAAAGGCCCTGATGCGTGCAGGCCTGCACGTATTCACGCATCGCCACTACCCGTCGCGCATTCGCGGCGGCCACACGTACGTCGAAGTTCGCGCGAGCGCAGATCCCGTCAACTCGCGTGGTAACGGATACAACTTCCTGCTTGCCCTCGGTGACTCCTTCGCTCGCAACCCGAAGGAGAACGCCATCTACGGCAACGAGGAAATCAAGCCGCTCACCGAGAACTTAAACGAGCTCAACGAAGGCGGCATCATCGTCTACGACGAGGGGCTCGTTGACATCTCGGAAGTGCCGAACTTCGAGGAGCGCGTAGAAGAAAATAACTGGCACGTCTACCCGATGGACTTGCGCTCGCTCGCCCGCGAACACGGGCGCGAGGTCATGCGCAACACCGCCGGTGTCGGTGTCACCGCCGCACTCCTCGACATCGAACTCGAGTACATCGAGGACCTCATGCGCAGCGCAATGCGCGGCGACGTGCTCGAAGCCAACCTGGCCATCCTCCAGGAGGCCTACGACATCGTCTCCGAAGAGGAGTTTACCCACGACCTTCGCGTCCCGACGGGCGACCACGACGAGGACCAGCTGCTCATCTCGGCGAGTGCGTGTATCGCGTACGCCGCACTCGACGAGGGCTGTCGGTTCATCTCGGGCTACCCGATGACGCCGTGGACCGAAGTGTTCACCATCATGTCCCAGAACCTGCCGAAATTCGGCGGCATCTCGGAGCAGGTGGAGGACGAAATCGCCGCCGCGGCTCTCGCCATCGGTGCCAGCCACGCTGGCGTCAAGGCAATGAGCGGGTCGTCCGGTGGCGGCTTCGCCCTGATGGGCGAGCCACTCGGCCTCGCGGAGATGACCGAGACGCCCGTCGTCCTCATCGAGGCGATGCGCGCCGGTCCATCCACCGGGATGCCAACCAAGCCGGAGCAATCCGACTTAGAGTCCATCCTGTACTCCAGTCAGGGTGACTCGAACCGCATCGTCTTCGCGCCCGGTAACGCCGCAGAGGCGTACGACCAGACGCGACAGGCGTTCCGCATCGCCTACGACTACCAGATTCCGTCCATCATCGTCATCGACCAGAAAATTTCTGGCGAGATGGTGAACGTGGACGAATCGTTCTTCGACCGCGAACCGAACCCATCGCTTGGCACCGTCCTCTCCGAAGAGGAAATCGCCGAGGCGGCCCACCACGAGTCGGGCAAGTTCAAACGCTTCCTCCACGACACGGAAAACGGCGTGAGCCCACGCACGATTCCGGGTCAGAAGGGCGGTCGATTCCTCGCTGCCGGTAACGAACACAGCGAGGAGGGTCACATCAGCGAAGACCCAGTCAACCGCATCAAGCAGATGGCCCGTCGGGCACAGAAGCTCGAAGCCATCCGCGACGACCTGGACTCCCAGGACGGGAGCCACCAGACCACGTTCGGTCCGGAAGACGCAGAGTACGGCATCATCACGTGGGGCTCCCAGCAGGGCGCCGTCATGGACGCCGTCTCCGAACTCAACGACGCCGGCCACTCGGTCAAGGGCCTCGGCGTGAGCGACCTGATGCCGTTCCCGAAGAAAGACCTCGCCGCGTTCTTAGAGAGCGTGGACAAGGCGATCGTCGTCGAGATGAACGCGACCGGCCAGTTCCGCGGCCTCGCCCGCAAGGAACTCGGCCTCTACGGCGAGAAGATGTCGAGCCTGCTGCGGTTCGACGGCAACCCGTTCATCCCGCGTAACATCGTCGAAGCGTTCGAAGAGACTATCGTCGAAGGTAAGGACGACGTTTCGAACGAACACACGAAGTTCCTTCCAGAAGCAGGTGTTACCCAATGA
- a CDS encoding COG1361 S-layer family protein, translated as MRGAIAVIFVLLVAAVTPGVVAAQVRGSPDLELYLSDNRVTPGEETELSLSILNTGDIDTGGNPANEARVTTARGTTLEVREGDAPISVKTGKIAVGSVPEGTTGPIPFSVVVDEDAEPGTYTIPVRVSYTHTSQISEREPFVQQERSVSETLEVTLVVEDESRFEILGTSSDVAVGDSGTVTMQVRNTGNAPASDATISVQSPNSDVTLGAGAQAAESYVGSWAAGETKEVTYRVNVAEEAERRTYSLQATIGYDNEEGQAREAGPLATGFVPSGAQEFEIGNVESTLRVDSEGTISGKVANTGDVVAENAVLVLETQTQNLNPVETEVALGTLEPGQGADFAFDVEVGSEASAGPRQFTFRLEYRNEEGEKRQSDPLDTQVTVGEKQKEFTVQPVNATVEAGSGTTLEVTVTNDGDEPLTDISAKLFADSPLSTSDDEAFIQSLGPGESATIKFAVSADGAALEKDYPVSMDFQYDNARGDTLLSDTYQVAVQVEEPEDGGLPVIPIAAGAILVALIGLYILYRRQ; from the coding sequence ATGAGAGGGGCCATCGCAGTAATTTTCGTACTTCTGGTCGCGGCGGTCACACCGGGCGTCGTGGCGGCGCAGGTCAGAGGTTCTCCCGACCTCGAACTATATCTCTCTGACAATCGCGTGACGCCAGGGGAGGAGACCGAGCTCTCCCTTTCGATTCTGAACACGGGCGACATCGACACCGGCGGCAACCCGGCGAACGAAGCGCGGGTGACGACGGCGCGCGGGACGACCCTCGAAGTCCGCGAGGGTGACGCCCCAATCTCGGTGAAGACCGGGAAAATCGCGGTCGGGTCGGTTCCTGAAGGGACGACCGGACCGATTCCGTTCTCCGTCGTCGTAGATGAAGACGCCGAACCGGGGACGTATACCATACCGGTTCGCGTTTCCTACACGCACACGAGTCAGATTTCCGAGCGCGAACCGTTCGTCCAGCAAGAGCGCAGCGTCAGCGAGACGCTCGAAGTCACCCTCGTGGTCGAAGACGAATCACGCTTTGAAATCCTCGGCACGTCGAGCGACGTGGCCGTCGGTGACTCCGGAACTGTCACTATGCAGGTCCGAAACACCGGCAATGCACCCGCGAGCGACGCGACGATTTCCGTCCAATCGCCCAATTCCGACGTGACACTCGGTGCGGGTGCGCAGGCCGCAGAATCGTACGTCGGGTCGTGGGCCGCAGGCGAGACAAAGGAAGTTACCTACCGGGTGAACGTCGCAGAGGAAGCCGAACGCCGGACCTACTCGTTACAGGCGACCATCGGCTACGACAACGAAGAAGGCCAGGCCCGTGAGGCCGGTCCGCTCGCGACTGGGTTCGTTCCGAGTGGGGCACAGGAGTTCGAAATCGGGAACGTAGAGAGTACCCTGCGGGTCGATTCTGAGGGCACCATCAGCGGAAAGGTCGCGAACACGGGTGACGTGGTCGCGGAGAACGCTGTGCTCGTCCTCGAAACGCAGACGCAGAACCTGAACCCCGTCGAAACGGAAGTGGCTCTCGGCACGCTCGAACCCGGTCAGGGGGCCGACTTCGCCTTCGACGTGGAAGTCGGCTCAGAGGCGAGTGCGGGTCCACGCCAGTTCACCTTCCGCCTCGAGTACCGCAACGAAGAGGGAGAAAAGCGCCAGAGCGACCCGCTCGACACCCAGGTAACCGTCGGTGAGAAACAGAAGGAGTTCACCGTCCAACCGGTGAACGCGACAGTCGAAGCAGGCAGTGGGACGACGCTCGAAGTCACCGTGACCAACGACGGCGACGAACCGCTCACCGACATCTCCGCGAAACTGTTCGCAGACAGTCCCCTCTCGACGAGCGATGACGAAGCGTTCATCCAGTCGCTCGGCCCCGGCGAGTCGGCGACCATCAAGTTCGCCGTGAGCGCCGATGGTGCTGCCCTCGAAAAGGACTACCCTGTCTCCATGGACTTCCAGTACGACAACGCACGGGGCGACACGCTCCTCTCTGACACCTACCAGGTGGCGGTGCAGGTGGAAGAGCCCGAAGACGGCGGCCTCCCGGTCATCCCAATCGCCGCGGGCGCAATTCTGGTCGCCCTCATCGGATTGTACATCCTCTATCGCAGACAATAA
- the lrpA1 gene encoding HTH-type transcriptional regulator LrpA1 → MSAESTANRILAVLEQDAQASYAEIAELAGVSKPTVRKYISKLEAEGVIVGYSADVDPKKLTSQTIAIVGIEVASERYVEATRALKELDAVEELYSSSGDHMLMAEVRASDGDSVGKVISDDILSIEGVTAAHPSFLQERLK, encoded by the coding sequence ATGAGCGCGGAGTCTACGGCCAATCGCATTCTTGCGGTTCTGGAGCAGGACGCGCAGGCGTCGTACGCCGAAATCGCCGAGTTGGCGGGCGTCTCGAAGCCGACGGTCCGCAAGTACATCTCGAAACTCGAAGCAGAGGGCGTCATCGTGGGCTACTCCGCCGACGTGGACCCGAAGAAACTCACGAGTCAGACCATCGCCATCGTCGGCATCGAGGTGGCCTCAGAACGCTACGTCGAAGCGACCCGGGCGCTGAAGGAACTCGACGCCGTCGAGGAACTCTACTCGTCGAGTGGCGACCACATGCTGATGGCCGAGGTTCGTGCCTCCGACGGTGACTCGGTTGGCAAGGTCATCTCCGACGACATTCTCTCTATCGAAGGCGTTACCGCCGCGCACCCGTCGTTCCTACAAGAGCGGTTGAAGTAA
- a CDS encoding SRPBCC family protein yields the protein MPVFERETRIRAPFEKVWDFHSRVEGLEAVTPDWMHLTIESVTGPDGEADPEILDTGTRIEMSLQPFGIGPKQRWTSVITKRKEADGEAMFEDIMERGPFPRWVHTHSFSRDGEETILHDRVEYELPGGDLGKAVSPASRIGFEPMFAGRHRATKRELE from the coding sequence ATGCCCGTATTCGAGCGTGAAACGCGGATTCGCGCGCCCTTCGAGAAGGTGTGGGACTTTCACTCGCGAGTCGAGGGACTGGAGGCGGTCACGCCCGACTGGATGCACCTCACCATCGAATCGGTGACGGGACCGGACGGCGAGGCCGACCCCGAAATTCTCGACACCGGCACGCGCATCGAGATGTCGCTCCAGCCGTTCGGCATCGGTCCGAAACAACGCTGGACCTCCGTCATCACGAAGCGAAAGGAGGCAGACGGCGAGGCAATGTTCGAGGACATCATGGAGCGTGGGCCGTTCCCGCGGTGGGTCCACACCCACTCGTTTTCCCGCGACGGCGAGGAGACCATCCTCCACGACCGGGTCGAGTACGAACTCCCCGGCGGCGACCTCGGAAAGGCCGTCTCGCCCGCCTCGCGCATCGGGTTCGAACCCATGTTCGCGGGCCGCCACCGGGCGACGAAACGCGAATTGGAGTAA
- the rtcA gene encoding RNA 3'-terminal phosphate cyclase: protein MLTVDGSDGGGQILRTALSLSTCFGRPVEVTNIRGARPNPGLRNQHLTVVETLAEICDATVSDVAVGTEELTFDPGPPAGSHVSVDVGTAGSLTLLFDALLPLATTLTEPLTVTATGGTDVKWAPTAAWYEQVKLPLLARFGLDARLTVDRSGFYPVGGGEATLRLRPSEITPLTLGTRGNLESLAVTSIESNHLSNADVAARQATEARRLLDAAGHEVARETVNTVESASPGSTILVRAAYEHSLVGFDALGEKGKPAEKVAADAVNAFRAFHQSGATVDSFLADQLLVWLALGGGEFLAPRRTSHLETNRRVLDAFGYAIEVEEANDGLIRCSALSS, encoded by the coding sequence ATGCTCACGGTCGATGGCAGTGACGGTGGCGGTCAGATTCTCCGGACAGCATTGAGCCTGAGCACCTGTTTCGGGCGGCCGGTCGAGGTGACGAACATCCGGGGTGCACGACCGAACCCCGGACTTCGAAATCAACACCTGACCGTCGTGGAGACGCTCGCGGAAATTTGCGATGCCACGGTGAGCGACGTGGCCGTCGGCACTGAGGAACTCACCTTCGACCCCGGGCCGCCCGCGGGCAGTCACGTCAGCGTGGACGTGGGCACGGCGGGGAGTCTGACACTCTTGTTCGACGCACTCCTCCCGCTCGCGACGACACTTACAGAACCGCTCACAGTCACCGCAACCGGCGGAACCGACGTGAAGTGGGCACCGACAGCGGCGTGGTACGAGCAGGTGAAACTCCCCCTGCTCGCACGATTCGGCCTCGATGCGCGTCTCACCGTCGACCGCAGCGGCTTTTACCCAGTCGGGGGCGGCGAAGCGACCCTCCGACTTCGTCCGTCGGAGATAACGCCCCTCACGCTGGGGACTCGGGGCAATCTCGAATCGCTCGCGGTCACCTCCATCGAATCGAACCATCTGTCGAACGCCGACGTCGCAGCGCGCCAGGCCACGGAGGCGCGTCGCCTGCTCGACGCCGCCGGCCACGAGGTGGCCCGCGAAACCGTCAACACGGTCGAGAGCGCGTCCCCGGGTTCCACGATACTCGTTCGGGCCGCCTACGAACACTCGCTCGTGGGGTTCGACGCACTCGGTGAGAAGGGGAAACCCGCAGAGAAAGTCGCTGCGGACGCCGTCAACGCTTTTCGAGCCTTCCATCAGTCCGGGGCCACCGTCGATTCGTTCCTCGCGGACCAACTGCTCGTCTGGCTGGCGCTCGGGGGCGGAGAGTTTCTCGCACCCAGACGCACGTCCCACCTCGAAACGAACCGGCGAGTCCTCGACGCCTTCGGCTACGCAATCGAGGTCGAAGAAGCGAACGATGGACTCATTCGGTGTTCCGCGCTGTCGTCGTGA